A region of Plantactinospora sp. BC1 DNA encodes the following proteins:
- a CDS encoding enoyl-CoA hydratase-related protein has product MGDLVRVDINEGIGTIRLDRPPMNALNTQVQEELRAAATAVSADPDVRAVIVYGGEKVFAAGADIKEMADMSYVDMAERAADLSSALGALARIPKPVVAAITGYALGGGCELALACDWRVVADDAKLGQPEIKLGIIPGAGGTQRLARLVGPARAKDLIMSGRMVDATEALRIGLADRVAPADRVYAEAVALVRPYLTGPAQALRAAKQAVDGGLEMDLASALAWESQLFAALFATDDRREGMAAFVEKRRPDFTGR; this is encoded by the coding sequence TGGACCGCCCGCCGATGAACGCGCTGAACACGCAGGTGCAGGAGGAGTTGCGCGCCGCCGCCACCGCGGTCTCCGCCGATCCGGACGTCCGCGCGGTCATCGTGTACGGCGGGGAGAAGGTCTTCGCGGCCGGCGCGGACATCAAGGAGATGGCCGACATGTCGTACGTCGACATGGCGGAGCGGGCCGCCGACCTCTCCAGCGCGCTCGGCGCACTGGCCCGGATCCCGAAGCCGGTGGTCGCGGCGATCACCGGGTACGCCCTCGGCGGCGGCTGCGAACTCGCGCTGGCCTGTGACTGGCGGGTGGTCGCCGACGACGCGAAGCTCGGTCAGCCGGAGATCAAGCTCGGCATCATCCCCGGTGCGGGCGGCACGCAGCGGCTGGCCCGGCTGGTCGGCCCGGCCCGGGCCAAGGATCTGATCATGTCCGGTCGGATGGTCGACGCCACCGAGGCGCTCCGGATCGGCCTCGCCGACCGGGTGGCCCCGGCCGATCGGGTCTACGCCGAGGCGGTGGCGCTGGTCCGGCCGTACCTGACCGGTCCGGCCCAGGCGCTGCGGGCGGCCAAGCAGGCGGTGGACGGCGGACTGGAGATGGATCTCGCCTCCGCGCTGGCCTGGGAGAGTCAGCTCTTCGCCGCGCTCTTCGCCACCGACGACCGCCGGGAGGGGATGGCCGCCTTCGTCGAGAAGCGCCGCCCCGACTTCACCGGCCGGTGA